One Nonomuraea angiospora DNA segment encodes these proteins:
- a CDS encoding LysR family transcriptional regulator: MLNLVHLRVLAAVARLGSVTEAAKELHYSQSSVSHHLARLEAATGVRLIQRVGRGIRLTPEGRLLAGRATEIIGRVDAATSELAAQAGLQSGRVRLAANASPLSTIVPKAATILERTHPGLELILIDRHPVEALQMLRQGEIEVALVFRYANGPVEEEDEGFRLVHVGDDPIYLISRQPDDSLANHRHSPWIGGCERCQNELINVCRREGFTPRIASLSDDMVVVQALVAAGKGVTTLPGLALQAHRRPDIHATELTGFTRRLYAVTYGDPPDPPATVALIQAIRSSTVDISAR; encoded by the coding sequence ATGCTCAACCTGGTCCATCTCAGGGTTCTGGCCGCGGTGGCGCGCCTCGGATCCGTGACCGAAGCGGCCAAGGAACTGCACTACTCGCAGTCGTCGGTGAGCCACCACCTGGCCCGCCTGGAAGCGGCCACCGGCGTCAGGCTCATCCAGCGCGTCGGCCGCGGCATCCGCCTGACCCCCGAAGGCCGGCTCCTGGCCGGCCGCGCCACCGAGATCATCGGCCGCGTCGACGCGGCCACCAGCGAACTGGCCGCCCAGGCCGGCCTGCAGTCGGGCCGCGTCCGCCTGGCCGCCAACGCCTCACCACTGAGCACGATCGTCCCGAAGGCGGCCACCATCCTGGAGCGGACCCACCCGGGACTCGAACTGATCCTCATCGACCGCCACCCGGTCGAAGCCCTGCAGATGCTGCGCCAGGGCGAGATCGAAGTCGCCCTCGTCTTCCGGTACGCCAACGGCCCCGTCGAGGAGGAGGACGAGGGCTTCCGCCTCGTCCACGTCGGCGACGACCCGATCTACCTTATCAGCCGCCAACCCGACGACAGCCTCGCCAACCACCGCCACTCCCCCTGGATCGGCGGCTGTGAACGATGCCAGAACGAACTGATCAACGTGTGCCGCCGGGAGGGCTTCACCCCGCGCATCGCCTCGCTCAGCGACGACATGGTCGTCGTCCAGGCCCTCGTCGCCGCCGGCAAAGGCGTCACCACCCTGCCGGGACTCGCCCTCCAGGCGCACCGCCGGCCCGACATCCACGCCACCGAGCTGACCGGCTTCACCCGCCGCCTCTACGCCGTCACCTACGGCGACCCACCCGACCCACCGGCCACCGTCGCCCTGATCCAGGCCATCCGAAGCTCTACTGTCGACATCAGCGCCAGGTAG